In one Methylobacterium sp. SyP6R genomic region, the following are encoded:
- a CDS encoding CAP domain-containing protein: MSHPFRSTVPASRVAGVPRRGLATTFLAGGLAAGALALAGCSGTAILPTPDLPTTPVILDEAAAAAAISRYRASHGLGPVVVDSSLIRAASYQAGANARAGQLSHEVGGTFDARLKRAGFGGRYAAENLSAGSATFDEVLKRWQVSPEHNRNMLMPQVKRVGIARVDAPGSRYKRFWALILSDG, translated from the coding sequence ATGTCGCATCCGTTCCGTTCGACGGTTCCCGCCTCTCGCGTGGCAGGGGTCCCGCGGCGCGGCCTCGCGACGACGTTCCTAGCCGGGGGCCTGGCCGCCGGAGCCCTGGCACTCGCCGGATGCAGCGGCACGGCGATCCTGCCGACGCCCGACCTGCCGACGACGCCGGTGATCCTCGACGAGGCCGCCGCCGCGGCGGCGATCTCGCGCTATCGCGCCAGCCACGGCCTCGGGCCGGTCGTCGTCGATTCCTCGCTGATCCGCGCCGCCTCCTACCAGGCCGGGGCCAATGCCCGGGCGGGACAGCTCTCGCACGAGGTCGGCGGCACCTTCGATGCGCGCCTCAAGCGCGCCGGCTTCGGCGGCCGCTACGCTGCGGAGAATCTCAGCGCCGGCTCGGCCACCTTCGACGAGGTGCTGAAGCGCTGGCAGGTCTCGCCCGAGCACAACCGCAACATGCTGATGCCGCAGGTCAAGCGCGTCGGCATCGCCCGCGTCGACGCGCCCGGGAGCCGCTACAAGCGGTTCTGGGCCCTGATCCTGTCGGACGGTTGA
- a CDS encoding NADH-quinone oxidoreductase subunit A, translating into MNGLLSDYLPLVIFIGVSLFIAAALLVAPFLVAYNSPDPEKLSAYECGFNAFDDARMKFDVRFYLVAILFIIFDLEVAFLFPWAITFGDLGWFGFWSMMLFLGVLTVGFVYEWRKGALEWD; encoded by the coding sequence ATGAACGGCCTCCTGTCGGATTACCTGCCGCTGGTGATCTTCATCGGCGTCTCCCTCTTCATCGCGGCGGCGCTCCTCGTGGCCCCGTTCCTGGTGGCCTATAACAGCCCGGACCCGGAGAAGCTCTCGGCCTACGAGTGCGGGTTCAACGCCTTCGACGACGCGCGCATGAAGTTCGACGTGCGCTTCTACCTCGTCGCCATCCTGTTCATCATCTTCGATCTCGAAGTGGCCTTCCTGTTCCCGTGGGCGATCACGTTCGGGGACCTCGGCTGGTTCGGCTTCTGGTCGATGATGCTCTTCCTCGGCGTGCTGACCGTCGGCTTCGTCTACGAGTGGCGCAAGGGCGCCCTCGAGTGGGACTA